A window from Zingiber officinale cultivar Zhangliang chromosome 7A, Zo_v1.1, whole genome shotgun sequence encodes these proteins:
- the LOC122001364 gene encoding uncharacterized protein LOC122001364, with protein sequence MKTTRGKGSRHLVTEETRKAKPKAGTSLSRAAVSVSSHLSSHRHFPFPSSSIGQSMPSLRRHPPRSSLPQRHHLRPRPRRSPAGSSSPLQMVPDLRPRTRRVHPLQCALALRQSQRAGPGKADPSSRLQEESTHGRRRHQLAHQSLIQVRQHRRRGEGVRRQVSIEEGEGKAQELGVMFIKTSAKAGFNIKALFRKIAAALPGMETFLLHVA encoded by the exons ATGAAGACGACTAGAGGGAAAG GATCTCGACATCTCGTCACGGAGGAGACCAGAAAAGCGAAGCCCAAGGCTGGCACTTCCCTTTCCCGAGCCGCCGTCAGTGTAAGTTCCCACCTCTCGAGCCACCGTCACTTCCCTTTCCCGAGCAGCTCAATCGGCCAAAGCATGCCCAGTCTCCGACGCCACCCACCGCGATCCTCGCTGCCTCAGCGCCATCATCTCCGGCCTCGCCCTCGACGGTCGCCCGCTGGAAGCTCTTCGCCTCTTCAAATGGTTCCAGACCTCCGTCCTCGAACTCGACGAGTTCACCCTCTCCAATGCGCTCTCGCTCTCCGCCAATCTCAGCGCGCTGGACCAGGGAAGGCAGATCCAAGCTCTCGTCTTCAAGAAGAATCTACCCATGGACGTCGCCGCCACCAACTCGCTCATCAATCTCTAATTCAAGTGCGGCAGCATCGCCGACGTGGAGAAGGTGTTCGACG GCAAGTCTCcatagaagaaggagaaggtaaAGCGCAAGAGCTCGGTGTCATGTTTATCAAAACAAGCGCAAAAGCTGGCTTCAATATAAAG GCTCTCTTTCGAAAGATTGCGGCTGCCTTGCCCGGGATGGAAACCTTTCTCCTCCAtgttgcttag